The sequence tcacttaaaaataaagttatttagttacttttgtattttgaattttataaacaatcacCTACCAAATTAATTTCTTGTTAATtcttatataattgaattatatctgaggtaatttaatttaatacataaaaaactaaaaagcgaAAATATTGCAGTACCCTTGAGAAGTTATTTTATTGGGCTCTTTGTCGTTTTTATGTCTTTGTTGTCTGGTTCTTTTACATTAAATCCGGTACTGATTATTACCATCGAATTAGTATCACATAGGTACTCAcatcacaatttttttcaaaacacataatttttatattttcattgtgttattggaatttatttttgagaaatagataatactattatttgatataattatatgtataatataattattataattatgacgtaaaatttaataaaacaaattaatttagtttatttatttttgctaaaTAAACTGCATAAGAATTTATACTTGAACGATTATTaatcctataaaaatataaaatctaaacaaatccaataaatttaatgttaaataataattaaatttgtaattgttGATTTTCAAGTTATAAACACAAGTATTAGCGAACAAAGCGCctggcaatttttttttaaatttagatatgaGTAGATTTCAGTTATACAGGAGCatcctataaaatatgttgaaccACCAAACACCACTCATTTAATTAACACTCattaagtcataatattatactcattaactactatacctacatttaatttttatgtgccAAAATACtccgaatattattatacttaagaaaatgaaataaaaatgtatgttattttttttttttttttttaaaaaggaaaaacttaaaataatatataaattcatttcaaaaatatgattttgtaacTAGTTaagttaatgtaaaataaatgtttttaaaaacataggtaatttttaaatcgtGAGAGTTATGCATTAAATTAATCATCAAGTATACATCATACACATGTTACCGATGTTAGTTTACATAAAATGCCATATATTTCTTAACATAACCTAAATTGCTAAATCGTGCAATATTCTTCGTCCTCGACGTATTAAGTttacttataacataataatattatatgtatagtataatattatagtgttagtATAGCTACTATAGACAAATTCAAACGACGACGACTGTAGCTGCATTCGACCTCGGTCTTTATTAGCATGCACAGCATAGGCGAAACTGCGAAAGCGACAATATATAGacacacacaaataataaactGCGCAATGatgtaaagaaaaatatacacaCGACGTACGAaatagttttctattttttttttttcaatgatagGGATGACCAACCAGATAATAAGCCTTCTCAAAAaggtttacaaaaatattaaaaaaattgtttgtttttgttttctataTGATATGCATAGATAATCTAATCTTGCCAATGGCATATccctaatcaatattataaacatatgaatATATCTAAAGcctgaaaatttcaaaaaatatattattgataatttataatactttaatttataaaaacgcaTGTGAAGTAAACACATAGAACTAACGAAGTATAAGCTTTACGACGATGCATATCAACAATTAACATTTGCATAATTGCATTTAAATgcctatatttttatagttgctTACCAACGCAGGTAATATGCTggactattatttaaattttttgaactttttatgCTACACttgcttaaatatttactttaaaacgtagctttcgaatattttattgtaatagtgAGTTAGAAGTTTTTATGCGCCAATATAACTTattccattaaaataatatattcaataggtaatataaattctgATGAAGGTATTGAAAATCAAATGTAAGCCCTtcgaaatataatcatattaattagttaaacgTATAAACGTTtgctatacatttaattataacattttaaatcttaaattaatttatgtattataataaatgtatactgtattattaattgttactttataatttaaagttaaatatgaaatagaataatattatttttacataagtacctatcacagaatatgtaaaaaaaaaaaaagaagatttaTTGAGGGCtgcttaaatttatatatcctgggttaaaaatattaccaatttttccatttaaaacaaattattataaaattaaactgtatgtttaatcgtttaaaaaaatattatttgaactgGTTTAGTCACATGTACAGTGGGTGAGAAAAATCAAGACTCAAATCTGAATACCTAATTGGAATACTTGTGCTGTTTATTCAAAAGAATACTTATTTGTTGTATTCaacagatttatttaaatagcgtgtagaatacaaacaaaaaatgcaTTCTTTTCATAATTACTCatacaatatttagttttaatgtgAATTGTTATTACGTTCGTTCTGGGTATTAAAATTACATCGTAACTCAATAAATCGAAAAGAACAGTTTAATGTCCCAGCGTCCCTGTTTATAGAATACTCGTTGACTATTTTGTACTATACTATTGTATATCTGCACACCGCAAACTCAGATAATATGTTTGTTCAGTTCATTGGCCTTTAGCTAGTACAGGTCATTAAATTTCAATCAAACAGGACCATAAAAAACAGAAATAGTAAGTCGGTGACCGCTCCATTcgattgattaataaaaatgatatataacctatatatatatatatataaattctaaatacaaCTAATTAAAGCgagttattagtaaaaaaaaaaaaaaaatgttattcaaatcaataaaaacacaatatttaattttttttttaatatataaattcgtcaattttttctttttttttctaaattgttttacacaaataaaattataaatctttcGATAACATtacttaaatctatatatatatatatctatattaaatattagatgtACGCAATAGTtaggataaaatatatattattataaaatcgacatctacattattattattattataaaaaaaataagctctccgcgtacaatatattatgtaataccatattatattatatatagcagcGGCAGCAGTAGCAgcaacagtaataataacaatattattatacaatgactactactcaaataaaaatgttgttgttattattattatagtacgacgacgacgacgggtcGAGGCCAAAAGCCTAACCGAGGGCGGCggtaacgacgacgacgacgacgacttaCAGCTGTTGGTCTTGAATGGATTCATGGTGGCGGTGCAGGAGTTGACCGCCGTGCGCCTGTTCGGCTGACAAAAAGTCTTCGACTGCATCTCCGGCGGAGGTGGCATTACCTGTTGTCACTACCGGTGGTTTGACGACCGTTTCACCTTTTTCCAGTGTCGCAAAGTCCACCGCCGGCACATGGCCTTTGCCCGAATTTTCGTTGACGTCGTCTTCTTGAAATTTCACGTGGGCCGCGGCCTTATTTTCTGGCACCACCGGTTTCAGTACTTTTTTGTCATCACTATCAACTTTGACTTCCGGCCGACTAGTGTTGTCTTTGGCTGGTTCCGGAACGGTGGCCGGGTCACTTTTAATcgtcgtcgacgacgacgagggaggtggcggcggcggcagcactGGTTTCACCGCTGTTCCTCTCTCGGCGATTTCGAACTCAGCCTTTGGCTTTGGTGGTGGCACGTCTCTGTCTTCCCTCTCGACTATTTCGAACTCCGACGACTTGAACTTGGACGCGTCCTTTTCAGATACCACAGGTTTGGTGGGGGGATTTCCTTCCCTCTCACCGACCTCAAAATCAGGCTTTAACTTGGCGAGAGTCTCTGTTTTTTTTGCATTATCGATATCATTTTTAAGCTTGATTTCACCAGTGGTTTCCTCCGGGACCTTTGGCGGCTCGGGGTTTTTTATTTCGTCTTTGGGTTTAGGCAACACGTCCGGTACTTTGACTTCTTCAATTTTGTTGGCCGGAACGCTGGGTTTGGTAGGTGCCTCATTTGTTACAACTTTACTTTCGGGTTTTTTAGGTACAATCGCTGCTTTCTCATCCTCTTCAACTTCATCTTCGTCTTCTAATTCCAAttcatcttcttcttcttcttcttcttcatctTCGTTATCGTCGAAAATCTCTTCGATATCATCATCTTCATCGTCTTTGTTTTCGATATTAATGTCATTGCTGACAACATCGACAGGCGGAACTACATCAGCCAAAACTGTTGATTGGTCCTCAGGACTGGACGGACTGTCTTTGATGGATTCTGTAGAGATCTGCAAATAGAACAaattcatgtatttttaatcggaaataaatttactaagaTTGAATTGTGgagagaataaaaaataatgtgacagCTGCTGCACCACATGGACGAGTAAAACGGATGCCAAAAATTTCAAGTAGGCATTTATTACAggctatacattaataaattattcttaactttaaaaattaacatatgtgTTCGTTGGAAAAATGCCcggacttataataattaatgttatgttttacagcacaatctttttttttagataggtacctaGGAGGTAGTTAAATCTTAAGcataaatatactattgtttatattaaagaaTTTATAGCAAGAATATTGTAAAACTTTTTGTTATTTCGAAAAAgggatatatgtataatattacaagtatatttttagaaagtatataataaaccaaataaaacaatgcttataattttcaaaagtaaaaattagatatataagTTAAGTTTAAGTAGTTCaaatacaacatttaatttactcaattgtaatttttttttcttgaatagTTAACACAAAGTTAATTTGTAGAATAATGTTTAAGGTATCTATAACAACAACTATTTGTAACACTTTTCATTTGCATATACGTTTAACGTATTTtacgtattatacaattaaatgtatacgccaattattgttttcattttaacccaattatttaattatgcatcataaatagttattaaatgaaaaaattaagacCAGAaaactattaacaataattataggtacctatttaacgaaacaatattaaatgaacTTGGAACTACTAAGTAggaaatataattgaaataaaacctAATCGAACGATGAAATATAAGCAAAAGActtttaattctaattta is a genomic window of Rhopalosiphum padi isolate XX-2018 chromosome 4, ASM2088224v1, whole genome shotgun sequence containing:
- the LOC132928348 gene encoding death domain-associated protein 6-like, which gives rise to MFVDVLKRYLLIVWNFFFGQISTESIKDSPSSPEDQSTVLADVVPPVDVVSNDINIENKDDEDDDIEEIFDDNEDEEEEEEEDELELEDEDEVEEDEKAAIVPKKPESKVVTNEAPTKPSVPANKIEEVKVPDVLPKPKDEIKNPEPPKVPEETTGEIKLKNDIDNAKKTETLAKLKPDFEVGEREGNPPTKPVVSEKDASKFKSSEFEIVEREDRDVPPPKPKAEFEIAERGTAVKPVLPPPPPPSSSSTTIKSDPATVPEPAKDNTSRPEVKVDSDDKKVLKPVVPENKAAAHVKFQEDDVNENSGKGHVPAVDFATLEKGETVVKPPVVTTGNATSAGDAVEDFLSAEQAHGGQLLHRHHESIQDQQLDYSDSGEELSDDDIEIDYEDDEDDEEVVEVKPLPPVARSVYKKND